The Triticum aestivum cultivar Chinese Spring chromosome 3A, IWGSC CS RefSeq v2.1, whole genome shotgun sequence genome includes a region encoding these proteins:
- the LOC123061808 gene encoding RE1-silencing transcription factor isoform X1 encodes MPPPPPRQPPPPPPPPPPSSPPPLSAHRLPLPPAPSSPTSLLLAPAPSPSRAFALLFPDASARLFASLPAPAPASAASPAPAPTPVPSPLAAAACFALLLPSSHLLFLSAHPAPSSPAVHLRAYSLASARFAPAPLSFKRHVSPSSLPLHGLPFGLGVRLAGGVNAVALLSLAAGQIWVLAPRMAADGRTLELHKCAVIQLEPTRPVYAMEVAMGRLLLGEAGGVRVFPLRSLMKGGREKEGRKEGAAASAKKSLHKKNGILNGLIVPVGRGSGARGGQGGAASDCKLTTLRVKQNSGSYSSFFLAFNQEDHNSQGGVKLIKLVKAVSIQPSSKDKFLVLDSAGVIHAFSLRNAELEPEAAKTCFLDCAMKVQLFAVFPSSSTKTQILWVSDGGHSIQILSPLPAFDVKSPKSDDDFSDEERELATIKLSATEAIFTSEKVQDIVHISKDSVLILGQGNMFLYGTA; translated from the exons atgccgcctccgcctcctcggcaacccccgcccccacctcctccgccgccgccgtcttcgcccCCTCCTCTCAGCGCCCACCGCCTCCCTCTCCCGCCCGCGCCGTCCTCTCCCACCTCGCTCCTCCTCGCGCCGGCCCCCTCCCCGTCCCGCGCCTTCGCGCTCCTCTTCCCGGACGCCTCCGCGCGCCTCTTCGCCTCcctccccgcccccgcccccgcctccgccgcgtcGCCCGCCCCAGCTCCCACCCCTGTGCCctccccgctcgccgccgccgcctgcttcgCGCTCCTGCTCCCCTCCTcccacctcctcttcctctccgcgcacccggccccctcctcccccgcGGTCCACCTCCGCGCCTACTCCCTCGCCTCTGCTCGCTTCGCCCCCGCCCCGCTCTCCTTCAAGCGCCACGTCTCGCCCTCCAGCCTGCCCCTCCACGGCCTTCCGTTCGGCCTCGGCGTCCGCCTCGCGGGCGGGGTCAACGCCGTGGCGCTTCTCTCCCTCGCCGCCGGGCAGATCTGGGTGCTTGCACCGAGGATGGCCGCGGACGGGAGGACGCTTGAGCTGCACAAGTGTGCGGTCATCCAGCTCGAGCCAACGCGGCCGGTGTATGCCATGGAGGTCGCCATGGGGAGGCTGCTGCTCGGCGAGGCTGGCGGCGTGCGCGTGTTCCCACTGAGGAGTTTGATGAAGggtgggagggagaaggaggggaggAAGGAGGGTGCCGCGGCATCAGCAAAGAAGAGCTTGCATAAGAAAAACGGGATTCTGAATGGACTGATTGTGCCAGTTGGGCGTGGTAGTGGCGCCCGAGGTGGTCAAGGAGGTGCTGCTTCCGACT GTAAGCTTACAACCTTGAGGGTAAAACAGAATTCAGGGAGCTATTCATCTTTCTTTTTGGCATTTAATCAAGAGGATCATAACTCTCAAGGTGGTGTTAAATTGATAAAATTAGTTAAAGCTGTTTCAATCCAACCTtcttccaaggacaagtttttaGTACTTGATTCAGCTGGAGTGATACATGCCTTCAGTCTTCGAAATGCTGAATTGGAACCGGAAGCTGCCAAAACATGTTTTTTGGATTGTGCCATGAAAGTCCAATTGTTTGCTGTTTTCCCAAGTAGCTCTACGA AGACACAGATTCTTTGGGTTTCAGATGGTGGACATTCCATACAAATATTGTCACCATTGCCGGCATTTGATGTCAAGTCTCCTAAAAGCGACGATGATTTTAGTGATGAGGAAAGAGAGTTAGCAACCATTAAGCTCTCAG CTACTGAAGCCATCTTCACTAGTGAAAAGGTTCAAGACATTGTACATATCTCCAAGGATTCCGTGCTTATCCTTGGCCAAG GCAACATGTTTTTATATGGAACTGCTTGA
- the LOC123061808 gene encoding atherin isoform X2 — MPPPPPRQPPPPPPPPPPSSPPPLSAHRLPLPPAPSSPTSLLLAPAPSPSRAFALLFPDASARLFASLPAPAPASAASPAPAPTPVPSPLAAAACFALLLPSSHLLFLSAHPAPSSPAVHLRAYSLASARFAPAPLSFKRHVSPSSLPLHGLPFGLGVRLAGGVNAVALLSLAAGQIWVLAPRMAADGRTLELHKCAVIQLEPTRPVYAMEVAMGRLLLGEAGGVRVFPLRSLMKGGREKEGRKEGAAASAKKSLHKKNGILNGLIVPVGRGSGARGGQGGAASDCKLTTLRVKQNSGSYSSFFLAFNQEDHNSQGGVKLIKLVKAVSIQPSSKDKFLVLDSAGVIHAFSLRNAELEPEAAKTCFLDCAMKVQLFAVFPSSSTKHLCRDTDSLGFRWWTFHTNIVTIAGI; from the exons atgccgcctccgcctcctcggcaacccccgcccccacctcctccgccgccgccgtcttcgcccCCTCCTCTCAGCGCCCACCGCCTCCCTCTCCCGCCCGCGCCGTCCTCTCCCACCTCGCTCCTCCTCGCGCCGGCCCCCTCCCCGTCCCGCGCCTTCGCGCTCCTCTTCCCGGACGCCTCCGCGCGCCTCTTCGCCTCcctccccgcccccgcccccgcctccgccgcgtcGCCCGCCCCAGCTCCCACCCCTGTGCCctccccgctcgccgccgccgcctgcttcgCGCTCCTGCTCCCCTCCTcccacctcctcttcctctccgcgcacccggccccctcctcccccgcGGTCCACCTCCGCGCCTACTCCCTCGCCTCTGCTCGCTTCGCCCCCGCCCCGCTCTCCTTCAAGCGCCACGTCTCGCCCTCCAGCCTGCCCCTCCACGGCCTTCCGTTCGGCCTCGGCGTCCGCCTCGCGGGCGGGGTCAACGCCGTGGCGCTTCTCTCCCTCGCCGCCGGGCAGATCTGGGTGCTTGCACCGAGGATGGCCGCGGACGGGAGGACGCTTGAGCTGCACAAGTGTGCGGTCATCCAGCTCGAGCCAACGCGGCCGGTGTATGCCATGGAGGTCGCCATGGGGAGGCTGCTGCTCGGCGAGGCTGGCGGCGTGCGCGTGTTCCCACTGAGGAGTTTGATGAAGggtgggagggagaaggaggggaggAAGGAGGGTGCCGCGGCATCAGCAAAGAAGAGCTTGCATAAGAAAAACGGGATTCTGAATGGACTGATTGTGCCAGTTGGGCGTGGTAGTGGCGCCCGAGGTGGTCAAGGAGGTGCTGCTTCCGACT GTAAGCTTACAACCTTGAGGGTAAAACAGAATTCAGGGAGCTATTCATCTTTCTTTTTGGCATTTAATCAAGAGGATCATAACTCTCAAGGTGGTGTTAAATTGATAAAATTAGTTAAAGCTGTTTCAATCCAACCTtcttccaaggacaagtttttaGTACTTGATTCAGCTGGAGTGATACATGCCTTCAGTCTTCGAAATGCTGAATTGGAACCGGAAGCTGCCAAAACATGTTTTTTGGATTGTGCCATGAAAGTCCAATTGTTTGCTGTTTTCCCAAGTAGCTCTACGA AGCATTTGTGCAGAGACACAGATTCTTTGGGTTTCAGATGGTGGACATTCCATACAAATATTGTCACCATTGCCGGCATTTGA